From the Vicugna pacos chromosome 30, VicPac4, whole genome shotgun sequence genome, the window cgcctcagccccctcagccggcatcgcagccgctGCCGccccagccccttcagccggcaccgcagccgccgccgcctcggccccttcagccggcaccgcagccgccgccgcctcggccccctcagccggaacagccgcctcagccggtaacgccgccgatgccgcctcagccccttcagccggcacagcagcctctaccgccaccgccgaccgcccagTCCCCTCAAcctccaccgccgcccgcccagccccctcagctggcaccgcagccgccgccgcttcagccggtaccggcgccgatgccgcctcagcaggcacggccgccgacgccgtctcagccccttcagccggcactgcagctgccgccgcctcagccccttcagccggcaccgcagccgccgccgcctcggccccttcagccggcatcgcagcctcaaccgccatcgccgccctcccagccccctcagccggcaccgcagccgccgccgcctccgccccctcagccggaacagccgcctcagccggtaacgccgcctcagccggtagcaccgccgccgccgcctctgccccctcagccggaacagccgcctcagccggcaccgccgccgatgccgcctcagccccctcagccggtaccgccgccgccgccgcctcggccccctcagccggaacagccgcctcagccggtagcaccgccgccgccgcctcggccccctcagccggcaccgccgccgctgccgcttcagccccctcagccggaacagccgcctcagccggtagcaccgccgccgccgcctcggccccctcagccggcaccgccgccgctgccgcctcaGCCCAGTCAGCGGgcaccgcagcctcaaccgccaccgccgcccgcccagctgtgggtcaggagccgctgcacagacggtgagtccctgcgggcccctccccagccctgcgggGGTCTCCGttcctccctcggcctcccacgaaggccccgatgTGGTCCGGGCCCCAGGCATCTGCTTTCCCagctgcgaaactcgggaaggaacggggctgtgttgtgatccaaggccgcgcgtcccgttcgGCTCCTCAGTTCAGATGCAATTACaaatccaggttgtcacctgtgcttctgaataACTGGCTGTACATTGGAGTTTCCCATCTCTTCCCCAGGTTCAATGATTTGCTAGGATGGCTTAAGAACTCAGGAAGGATAGTTTGcttactagattactggtttattttaaaaaaggatacaaCCT encodes:
- the LOC140690474 gene encoding uncharacterized protein — encoded protein: MATLEKMVKAFESLKSFQQPPPPPQPPKPASQTPPLQLLQPIPPPMPPQPPQPAPPPAQPPQPATQPPPPRTPQPAPQPPNPQPPHPATQPPPLQPVPAPMQPQQARQPTPSQPLKPASQPPPPRPPQPEQPPQPPVTPPMPPQPLQPAQQPLPPPPTAQSPQPPPPPAQPPQLAPQPPPLQPVPAPMPPQQARPPTPSQPLQPALQLPPPQPLQPAPQPPPPRPLQPASQPQPPSPPSQPPQPAPQPPPPPPPQPEQPPQPVTPPQPVAPPPPPLPPQPEQPPQPAPPPMPPQPPQPVPPPPPPRPPQPEQPPQPVAPPPPPRPPQPAPPPLPLQPPQPEQPPQPVAPPPPPRPPQPAPPPLPPQPMVGASG